CTGCTAAAATTCTACTTTTCTCCAATAATTCCACCCCTAAGGCTTGCTCCCACCCCTAAATCCCCTCCGGAGGAGGGGACCCCAGGGCTCTGCCCTGGACCCGGGCGCATATGTTCATACGTGCCTCTTATTCGCGGTTGTCTGCCATGGATTTTTGGCTTCGCCGAAAAATCCTATGTCCGACACGCTGCACTTTGGGTGCTTGGCGGGGAGGGTTCATGCGTGCCTCTTGCTCGCGTTTCTCTGCCATGGATTTTTGGCTTCGCCGAAAAATCCTATGCCCGACACGATGCACTTTGGGTGCTTGGCGGGGAGGGTTCATGCGTGCCTCTTGCTCGCGTTTCTCTGCCATGGATTTTTGGCTTCGCCGAAAATCCTATGTCCGACACGCTGCACTTTGGGTGGTGCTTGGCGGGGAGGGTTCAAGCGTGCCTCTTGCCCGCGGTTGTCCGGCCTCGCTTCTTCGAAGCATCGGGCGGACACGCTTTACTTTTCGCTGTAACTCTGGCCTCGGGCGGGATTCTGGGAGTACTTCTATATGAAAAATCGTATAGAAATTATGCTAAGATCGTAAAACAGACCAATTTGTGCGAAAAATCATATACATGTATACCTTGGGACGATGTAGTCAAAACATGAATATGAAAAATCAGATATAAATTTTCTTTTTGCGTCAGTCCCAATGATTGTATTTGAAAAATCATACAAAATAAAAATAACGAGGGGGTAACGTCTGAAACTGGAATACAAGACGGGGTCCGTGACTTGGTCGGATAATTATGGAGTGAGTCGGCCCAATAACTCAAATTTCCGAAGTGGCCGAGCTGTAGCTCCGCCCCCCAAATGATTGCGTTATCTTCGGATCGTTTTACAGTTCCTCTATACGCGAAAACTAAAAAAACTCCCTGCAGAGATATCTCTGCGAGGAGTTTTCATATCGTTAAATGCTACTTGTCGTTGAAGCCGCCGCGGTTGCGATTGCGAAGGAAGGTCGGGATGTCGAGCTGGTCGTTCGACGCCGGCTGGCTGCCGAACGGACGCAGATTGCCGAGTCTGTTGTCCTGAGGTTCAGACTGTGCGGCGCCGGCCGGTTTGCGGTTCGGGACGGATTGGGCGCGATGCTCGAAACCTGTCGCGATGACCGTGACCATAATTTCGTCCTTCAATCTTTCGTCGATGACCGCACCGAAAATCATATTGACCTCCGGATCGGAAGCGGTGGCGACGATGTCAGCCGCTTCGTTCACTTCGTACAGCGACAAATTGGCGCCGCCGGTAATGTTCATCAGCACGCCGCGCGCACCGTCGATGGACGTTTCGAGGAGCGGGCTCATGATCGCTTTCTTGGCCGCTTCGGCAGCGCGATTCTCGCCGGTGGCAATGCCGATACCCATCAGTGCGGAGCCCCGTTCGGTCATAATCGTTTTCACGTCGGCAAAGTCGAGATTGATGAGTCCCGGTACGGCAATCAGGTCGGAGATGCCTTGCACCCCTTGACGGAGCACGTTGTCCGCATGCATGAACGCTTCGAGCATCGGCGTCTTCTTGTCGACGATCTCAAGCAAGCGGTCGTTCGGAATGACGATCAGCGTGTCCACTTTTTCCTTCAATGCGGCGATGCCTTGCTCAGCCTGCATTGCGCGTTTGCGGCCTTCGAACGTAAACGGCCGGGTTACGACGCCTACCGTCAAAGCGCCGCACTCCTTGGCGATTTCCGCGATTACCGGAGCGGCTCCGGTACCAGTTCCGCCGCCCATGCCTGCGGTCACGAACACCATATCGGCTCCGCGCAGCGTGTTCAAAATCAACTCACGCGATTCTTCGGCCGCTTTTTTTCCGACATCCGGATTCGCTCCGGCGCCAAGCCCGCGGGTGAGCTTGTCCCCGATTTGCAGCCGGTGTTCGGCTTTCGCCGAATGCAGCGCCTGAGCGTCCGTGTTCACGGTAATAAACTCGACGCCTTGAACGCCGTTGTCGATCATCCGGTTGACGGCGTTGCTGCCGCCGCCGCCTACGCCAATTACTTTTATTTTCGCCAGTTGGTCCATGTCCAGATCTAATTCAAACATAGCGGTATTATCCCCCTAAAAATTTTTACGAAAAAAAGCTGCTGCATTTAAATAAATTCGCTCAACCAATTTTTAAAACGTTCGAACAAGCCGGATTTGGCGGAGTCCGCAGAGGATGATACCTTTTTGTTGCCGCTCGTTTTTTTGATGAAGCTCGTTTGCTTGCTGCTTGCCTTTATATATTTCGATGCGTATTGGATAATTCCTACCCCGCTCGTGTAAGACGGGTCTCTCACGCCGATATAGTCCGGAACCGCGATGCGCACCGAAGTTTGCAGCTCCGCCTGCGCAACCGTCAACATGCCCGGCATGGAAACGGAGCCGCCGGTCAGCACATAACCCCCGGGCACATCCGCATACCCGAGCCGCTGCACCTCGACCCTGATCAGGTGAAAAATTTCCTGCACGCGAGGTTCGATGATGTTGGCCAGATCGACCTGCGAAAACTCCTTATCCACATTGCTGCCGATCCGGTTCACCTTGAAAACCTGGTCGGATGCCGCGTCGTCTACGACGGCACAACCGAATTTCAGCTTGATTTTTTCCGCGATATCCATCTGCGTCCGAAGCCCGATGGCGATATCGTTCGTTACAAATTCGCCGCCGATCGGCAGCGTCGACGTTGCCACCATGTTGCCTTCCTGAAATACCGCGATCGTCGTGGCGCCCGCGCCGATGTCCACCAGCACGGTGCCTACCATTTTCTCATCTTTGGACAGCGCAAGCTGACCCGATGCAAGCGACATGAGAATGAGCCCGGCAACCTTGAGGCCGGCCTTCTCAACGACGCGAAGCAAGTTATGTATTCCTGTTTTCGCTCCGGTAATAATCGTCGCTTCCACTTCAAGCCGTACGCCGATCATCCCTCTCGGGTCGTTGATGCCTTCCAGTCCGTCCACCAAATATTGATTCGGAACGACTCCGATAATTTCCCGCTCCGGAGGCAAGGCGATGACTCTGGCCGCTTGAATGACCCGTTCGATATCCTCATCGCCGATTTCGCGATCCTCGTTCGAAACTGCAACCACGCCGTGGCTTGTTTGCAGCGCTATATGATTTCCGGAAATTCCTACATGCACTTCGGATATTTGAATACCGACCATCCGTTCGGCATGGTCGATCGCATTACGGATGGACTGCACGGTTTGATCGATATCTACGATTGCTCCTTTGCGAATTCCCTCCGAGTCGGCAGATCCAACTCCTATTATATTAATGGCTCCGTTAACAACTTCCCCAATAATAGCGCGAACTTTGGATGTACCGATGTCCAAACTAACAATGATGTCATTGCTGCTCAACCCGTGGCACCTCCTGTAACGTAAATGAATAAATGGTTATGGCGAGCAATACCTTCTGTTATCTATTCAACACAACAAGGGATTTCCCTCTTTTTTCAACAATATTTTTATCACAAACCCATAATTTCAATTCTAGCATTATTTTATAGGGTTGAGTAGTCTTTTCTCGTCATCTCGCCGATTCTTTCTCGTTTGTTTTCACAGGCTCCTTGTTGACCGGTTTCTTGGAATCCCCTTGCGCATTCGTTCCGGACGTTTGCGACGTTTTATTTGCATCCTTGGCTCCCGTATCTTTGCCCGCATCTTTGCTTGCATCTTTTCCCGCATTTTGATCTTTGGCATCTTTGGCCGGCGGCTCGTAAGGCATGTGATTGTCCGCTTCCAGCAGCTTTAAAATACCGTTCGTGATGTTGTTTTCCTTCAAATTGGTAATGTACAAATCCAAATAAGGAAGCTTGTCCGGCAAGTAGGAAATCGTCGTCTGCACCTCGAACTGCGACCTGGTGTACAGCTTGATTTTATCGGGATACGATTCGGAAGGATCCGGTTTGATCTCTGACACGTCGGAAAAATACGAAGGGGGAATTGCAGCCATCACCTTGCACAGCTTGACTTTGTTCGGATCGTCCTTGCTCCAGCCGGTTAAGAGAGGCTTGTCAATCGTAACGCCGCGCTGCTCGATGACGACCGAGCTGCCGTCGGCCAGCAGCACTTCCTTTTTCCCTTCCTCGTTGATTTGAAAAGCGACTCTCTGATATTCCTGGATATCGACATGAATGACGCCCGGAAACCGTTTGGTCACCTTGGCGGACTGGACCATTTTCATTTGCTGCAAAACCTGCTCGATCGTCTGTGACGATATGGCAAAAAAATGGTCGCCAGGCCTCACGGGCATCGCTTGCTTCACTTCATCCGCGGAAAGCAGTTCGTTGCCGGCCACTTCCACGGTGGTGATTTTGCTCAAAGACGACTGGAAAAACAAAATGACCAAAAGCGTGACGAAAAATATAAAAAGAAAAGCCAGAAGCTTCCGGCTGCTGCGATTCCGTCTATTCGGTTCTTTAATGGCAGGTACTTTCATGGGCTGGCTCCTTGGGTATGTAAACCGCCGAACATCCCTTATCTTTTCGTTGCTCCTGCGAAAAGAAAGGGATATTTCAGCGTCAATATTCATAATCATTAATGAGTGCTATTCCGTAGGTACAGGGGAAAATCTGTGAATTTGCGCCCCCAAATGCGTCAGCATCTTTTCGATGCGCTCGTATCCCCGGTCGATGTGATGTATTTGCTCTACGACCGTCGTGCCGTGTGCCGCAAGGCCGGCCAGCACAAGGGCCGCTCCCGCCCGCAGATCGGTCGCCTCTACCGTTGCCCCGTACAATCTGTGAACCCCCTTGATAAATGCGGAATTCATATCCGTCCGAATGTCCGCCCCCATGCGGGAAAGTTCGTCGACGTGCTTGAACCGGCCTTCGAAAACCGTTTCCTTGACAATACTTACGCCGTCGGCGAGAGAGAGCAGAACCATGATCTGGGATTGCAAATC
The window above is part of the Paenibacillus hamazuiensis genome. Proteins encoded here:
- the ftsZ gene encoding cell division protein FtsZ, which gives rise to MFELDLDMDQLAKIKVIGVGGGGSNAVNRMIDNGVQGVEFITVNTDAQALHSAKAEHRLQIGDKLTRGLGAGANPDVGKKAAEESRELILNTLRGADMVFVTAGMGGGTGTGAAPVIAEIAKECGALTVGVVTRPFTFEGRKRAMQAEQGIAALKEKVDTLIVIPNDRLLEIVDKKTPMLEAFMHADNVLRQGVQGISDLIAVPGLINLDFADVKTIMTERGSALMGIGIATGENRAAEAAKKAIMSPLLETSIDGARGVLMNITGGANLSLYEVNEAADIVATASDPEVNMIFGAVIDERLKDEIMVTVIATGFEHRAQSVPNRKPAGAAQSEPQDNRLGNLRPFGSQPASNDQLDIPTFLRNRNRGGFNDK
- a CDS encoding cell division protein FtsQ/DivIB, with amino-acid sequence MKVPAIKEPNRRNRSSRKLLAFLFIFFVTLLVILFFQSSLSKITTVEVAGNELLSADEVKQAMPVRPGDHFFAISSQTIEQVLQQMKMVQSAKVTKRFPGVIHVDIQEYQRVAFQINEEGKKEVLLADGSSVVIEQRGVTIDKPLLTGWSKDDPNKVKLCKVMAAIPPSYFSDVSEIKPDPSESYPDKIKLYTRSQFEVQTTISYLPDKLPYLDLYITNLKENNITNGILKLLEADNHMPYEPPAKDAKDQNAGKDASKDAGKDTGAKDANKTSQTSGTNAQGDSKKPVNKEPVKTNEKESAR
- the ftsA gene encoding cell division protein FtsA codes for the protein MSSNDIIVSLDIGTSKVRAIIGEVVNGAINIIGVGSADSEGIRKGAIVDIDQTVQSIRNAIDHAERMVGIQISEVHVGISGNHIALQTSHGVVAVSNEDREIGDEDIERVIQAARVIALPPEREIIGVVPNQYLVDGLEGINDPRGMIGVRLEVEATIITGAKTGIHNLLRVVEKAGLKVAGLILMSLASGQLALSKDEKMVGTVLVDIGAGATTIAVFQEGNMVATSTLPIGGEFVTNDIAIGLRTQMDIAEKIKLKFGCAVVDDAASDQVFKVNRIGSNVDKEFSQVDLANIIEPRVQEIFHLIRVEVQRLGYADVPGGYVLTGGSVSMPGMLTVAQAELQTSVRIAVPDYIGVRDPSYTSGVGIIQYASKYIKASSKQTSFIKKTSGNKKVSSSADSAKSGLFERFKNWLSEFI